From Myxococcus stipitatus, one genomic window encodes:
- a CDS encoding type 1 glutamine amidotransferase domain-containing protein: MKKLKGLRVAVLATNGFEQVELTRPVKRLQRQGAEVTIVSLHAGHIRGMNHMLPGRRVKVDATLREVKAADFDAVLLPGGLINPDSMRQSALALDFVHDADSLNLPMAIICHAPWLLVSAGLLEGRTLTSWPGIRDDVRNAGAQWRDEAMVRDDNWVTSRGPQDLPVFEKAMVELFMEKMPEVKARARQAEELPLPARRPLPGEERPSPRWPRLLVGSLATAALGFGMRRLATR; encoded by the coding sequence ATGAAGAAGCTGAAGGGCTTGCGGGTCGCCGTGCTGGCGACGAACGGTTTCGAGCAGGTGGAGCTGACGCGTCCGGTCAAGCGACTCCAGCGCCAGGGCGCGGAGGTGACCATCGTGTCCCTCCACGCGGGGCACATCCGGGGGATGAACCACATGCTCCCGGGGCGGCGGGTGAAGGTGGACGCGACGCTGCGCGAGGTGAAGGCGGCGGACTTCGACGCGGTGTTGCTGCCGGGTGGCCTCATCAACCCGGACTCGATGAGGCAGAGCGCGCTCGCGCTGGACTTCGTCCATGACGCGGACTCGCTGAACCTGCCCATGGCCATCATCTGTCACGCGCCGTGGCTGCTCGTGTCCGCGGGGCTCCTGGAGGGGCGCACGCTCACGTCATGGCCCGGCATCCGCGACGACGTGCGCAACGCGGGCGCGCAGTGGCGGGACGAGGCCATGGTGCGCGACGACAACTGGGTGACGAGCCGAGGCCCCCAGGACCTGCCCGTCTTCGAGAAGGCCATGGTGGAGCTGTTCATGGAGAAGATGCCGGAGGTGAAGGCCCGGGCCCGACAGGCCGAGGAGCTGCCCCTGCCCGCTCGGCGTCCCCTGCCTGGAGAGGAGCGGCCCTCGCCGCGCTGGCCCCGGCTGCTGGTGGGCAGCCTCGCCACCGCGGCGTTGGGGTTCGGCATGCGCAGGCTGGCGACGCGCTGA